The following proteins come from a genomic window of Pelmatolapia mariae isolate MD_Pm_ZW linkage group LG17, Pm_UMD_F_2, whole genome shotgun sequence:
- the ucn3l gene encoding urocortin 3, like: protein MLSSLKTLLLFSVLCTPTSSLCLRLYQTRPDLLCDDQLAVGVRNDQTEPGYSTVDGWGSLMQSAEYLSSSSTSSSSFSSAESSREKRTSSPANYRFLSRTKLRGQMLRNSNKGDRRSRLTLSLDVPTNIMNVLFDVAKAKNLRAKAAENARLLAQIGRRK from the coding sequence ATGCTGTCGTCCCTAAAGACCCTGCTGCTGTTCTCGGTCCTGTGCACACCGACCTCCAGCCTGTGCCTCCGTCTCTACCAGACGCGCCCCGACCTCCTCTGCGACGACCAGCTGGCAGTCGGGGTCCGGAATGACCAAACTGAGCCTGGTTACTCCACTGTGGACGGCTGGGGGTCCCTCATGCAGTCCGCGGAgtatctctcctcctcctccacgtcgtcgtcctctttctcctctgctgaATCCAGTCGGGAAAAAAGGACTTCAAGTCCCGCAAACTACCGCTTCTTGAGCCGGACCAAGCTCAGGGGCCAGATGCTCCGCAACAGCAACAAAGGGGACCGGAGGAGCAGACTGACCCTGTCCCTGGACGTCCCGACCAACATCATGAACGTGCTCTTCGATGTGGCCAAGGCCAAAAATCTGCGAGCCAAGGCGGCGGAGAACGCGCGTCTGCTGGCGCAAATTGGACGGAGGAAATGA